One Campylobacter pinnipediorum subsp. caledonicus genomic window carries:
- the pheT gene encoding phenylalanine--tRNA ligase subunit beta: MIISKNWLNEWVDLGSISADEILKTLNSIGLEVDGSHEIKIPENIVVGYVKSKEKHPDADKLNVCQVDVGNENLQIVCGAKNVEVGQFVPVALVGATMPNGMKIKKAKLRGIESSGMICSSTELGLAKTNDGIMVLDESIGRLELGKQIADFPIFSDVVIDVDITANRGDCQSINGIARELCVALDLCCKENKSYEDPENLPGIGRIFSIHSDENLSSSFLFKAIEINDNINESLITRLRLGLIGSTKTNPIERLLEYATYSTGVLFRAYDYSKLSLNNKVTFDLKNGNFKESIISCNGSNIGVAGVFQDKNYKIDESTKIAIIQASYSTPSVISEFNGENKDTQKDDEVYRSSRGSEPNLNFGIDFLFKMFLNLKSIGLYAGTQQFFIRKEATLINIAISDINKMIGREIQKNDIVRILKKLGFEVVLNQELETINVKVPLFRHDIVNIHDVCEEIVRIIGIDNINSKPLIFSEENRLNDTYKRYKFALQLRKRAASVGFFESVHYVFDNSESLDKLGFKPCKIGISNPINNELNTLRPTLVNHLLSSCEKNIKNSKKSIKLFEYGVVFDENANQSSNFGFLASGLSKDPSLKNGAKVSEIDFFEFSSLVSSVIGKIQLVASTDKIYLSPYEQAKIYKNGIEVGYIGRVHLKIADDMDLPKTYVAEIYFDKMNNESIKAESYSKFPNVSRDLSLIVPDGMKFSEIKDCVNSLSLKNLKDFLPVDIYKSDELKGSSSITIKFTFQDNEKTLEDEEINTIIDNILQALKDKLNIGIR, translated from the coding sequence ATGATAATATCAAAAAACTGGTTAAATGAATGGGTGGATTTAGGTTCTATTAGTGCTGATGAAATTTTAAAAACTTTAAATTCAATAGGTCTTGAAGTAGATGGCTCTCATGAAATAAAAATACCTGAAAATATAGTTGTTGGATATGTAAAAAGCAAAGAAAAACATCCAGATGCCGATAAACTGAATGTTTGTCAAGTGGATGTTGGAAATGAAAATTTACAGATAGTTTGTGGTGCTAAAAACGTTGAAGTTGGTCAATTTGTTCCAGTTGCGTTAGTTGGTGCTACAATGCCAAATGGAATGAAAATAAAAAAAGCTAAACTAAGAGGCATTGAAAGCTCTGGTATGATATGTTCATCAACGGAGCTTGGATTAGCTAAAACAAATGATGGCATTATGGTGCTTGATGAGAGCATAGGGCGTTTAGAACTTGGTAAGCAGATCGCTGATTTTCCTATATTTAGTGATGTTGTTATTGATGTTGATATCACTGCAAATCGTGGAGATTGTCAAAGCATAAATGGTATAGCAAGAGAGCTTTGTGTTGCTTTGGACTTATGTTGTAAGGAAAATAAATCTTATGAAGATCCAGAAAATTTACCAGGCATAGGTCGTATATTTTCTATACATTCAGATGAAAATTTAAGTAGTTCTTTTTTGTTTAAAGCTATAGAAATTAATGATAATATAAATGAGAGTTTAATAACAAGACTTAGATTAGGTCTTATTGGTAGCACTAAAACAAACCCTATAGAAAGGCTTTTGGAATATGCTACATATTCAACCGGTGTTTTATTTAGAGCTTATGATTATTCTAAGCTAAGCTTGAATAATAAAGTAACTTTTGATTTAAAAAATGGAAATTTTAAAGAAAGTATAATTAGTTGTAATGGTTCAAATATAGGTGTAGCTGGTGTTTTTCAAGATAAAAACTACAAAATAGACGAAAGTACAAAAATAGCTATAATACAAGCTAGTTATTCTACTCCAAGTGTTATTAGTGAATTTAATGGTGAAAATAAAGACACTCAAAAAGATGATGAAGTATATAGAAGTAGTAGGGGTAGTGAGCCAAACTTAAATTTTGGAATAGACTTTTTGTTTAAAATGTTTTTGAATTTAAAATCAATTGGTTTATATGCTGGAACGCAGCAGTTTTTTATAAGAAAAGAAGCAACACTTATAAATATAGCAATATCTGATATCAATAAAATGATAGGTCGAGAAATTCAAAAAAATGATATTGTTAGAATTCTAAAAAAACTTGGCTTTGAAGTTGTGTTAAATCAAGAACTTGAAACTATAAATGTTAAAGTGCCATTATTTAGACACGATATAGTAAATATTCATGATGTTTGTGAAGAGATAGTAAGAATAATAGGCATAGACAATATCAACTCAAAACCACTTATTTTTAGCGAAGAAAATAGATTAAACGATACATATAAAAGATATAAATTTGCTTTACAATTAAGAAAAAGAGCTGCTAGTGTTGGATTTTTTGAAAGTGTTCATTATGTGTTTGATAATAGTGAAAGTCTCGATAAGCTAGGGTTTAAGCCTTGCAAAATTGGCATAAGTAACCCTATAAACAATGAATTAAATACATTAAGACCAACTCTTGTAAATCACCTTTTAAGCTCTTGTGAAAAAAATATCAAAAATTCTAAAAAATCAATCAAATTATTTGAATATGGTGTTGTCTTTGATGAAAATGCAAATCAAAGTTCAAATTTTGGATTTTTAGCATCAGGTTTATCAAAAGACCCTAGTTTAAAAAATGGAGCTAAGGTTTCAGAAATAGACTTTTTTGAGTTTTCAAGCTTGGTCTCTAGTGTGATTGGTAAGATACAATTAGTAGCTTCAACTGATAAGATATATCTAAGCCCATACGAACAAGCTAAAATTTACAAAAATGGTATCGAAGTGGGCTATATAGGCAGAGTTCATCTTAAGATAGCGGATGATATGGATCTACCAAAAACTTATGTGGCTGAAATCTATTTTGATAAAATGAACAATGAAAGCATAAAGGCTGAATCTTATTCTAAATTTCCAAATGTTAGTCGTGATTTAAGTCTTATTGTTCCTGATGGTATGAAATTTAGTGAAATAAAAGATTGTGTAAACTCTCTATCTTTAAAAAATTTAAAAGATTTTTTACCGGTAGATATATATAAATCCGATGAGCTTAAAGGAAGTTCTAGTATAACTATTAAATTTACTTTCCAAGATAATGAAAAAACTCTTGAAGATGAAGAGATAAATACTATTATAGATAATATATTACAAGCCTTAAAAGATAAATTAAATATAGGCATAAGATGA
- the aroA gene encoding 3-phosphoshikimate 1-carboxyvinyltransferase has translation MIIKPLKKPINIVLEDVSADKSISHRTAIFSLLSDKDSKIRGYLKAQDTLNTLNIIKQLGAVVKEVDNEIVITPPQHIKEPNAILDCGNSGTAMRILMGFLVSQNGFYVLSGDRYLNERPMSRVGAPLLKVGAKIDGRNNGDKAPICIRGSKLDFFKFESQISSAQIKSALILAGLCSNGCEFYEDELSRDHSEKMLLGMGASIMVDGLRIFVNPMEKPLEPLDIDIPNDPSSAFFYAVAACIIPNSHLIIKNIILNKTRIEAYNVLKKMGADITFKKISSRYEDIGEIEIKYAPLKSVDVNEKISWLIDEIPALAIAFCFADGKSSIRNAKELRVKESDRIHAMVVGLRQCGIEVQEFEDGFSVIGGEVKSSVIDSYGDHRIAMSFAILGLICGMQIKKSEFIKTSFPNFSNILRKIGAYIED, from the coding sequence ATGATTATAAAACCATTAAAAAAGCCTATAAATATTGTTTTAGAGGATGTATCTGCTGATAAATCTATATCTCATAGAACTGCTATTTTTTCACTGCTTAGCGATAAAGATAGTAAAATAAGAGGTTATTTAAAAGCTCAGGATACATTAAATACATTAAATATAATAAAACAATTAGGTGCTGTCGTAAAAGAGGTGGATAATGAGATTGTTATTACCCCACCACAGCACATAAAAGAGCCAAATGCTATATTGGATTGTGGAAATTCAGGCACTGCTATGCGTATATTGATGGGCTTTTTGGTATCTCAAAATGGTTTTTATGTTCTTAGTGGCGATCGATATCTAAATGAACGACCTATGTCAAGGGTTGGCGCTCCTCTTTTAAAGGTTGGAGCAAAAATAGATGGTAGAAATAATGGGGATAAAGCACCTATTTGTATAAGGGGTTCTAAACTTGACTTTTTTAAATTTGAAAGTCAAATAAGCTCTGCCCAGATTAAGTCAGCGCTTATTTTGGCTGGTCTGTGTTCAAATGGTTGCGAATTTTATGAAGATGAATTAAGTAGAGATCATAGTGAAAAAATGCTTTTGGGCATGGGTGCTAGTATAATGGTTGATGGTTTGAGAATTTTTGTAAATCCTATGGAAAAACCATTAGAACCATTGGATATAGATATACCAAACGATCCTAGTTCAGCATTTTTTTATGCCGTAGCTGCTTGTATTATTCCAAATTCTCATTTGATTATTAAAAATATTATTTTAAACAAAACTCGTATAGAAGCTTATAATGTTTTAAAAAAAATGGGGGCTGATATAACTTTTAAAAAGATAAGTTCTCGTTATGAAGATATTGGAGAAATTGAAATAAAATATGCACCGCTTAAAAGTGTTGACGTCAATGAAAAAATATCTTGGCTTATTGATGAGATTCCGGCATTAGCGATTGCGTTTTGTTTTGCTGACGGAAAAAGTAGTATAAGAAATGCAAAAGAGTTAAGGGTTAAAGAGTCTGATAGGATACATGCTATGGTTGTTGGTTTAAGACAATGTGGTATTGAGGTCCAAGAATTTGAAGATGGTTTTAGTGTTATTGGAGGAGAGGTAAAAAGTTCTGTTATAGATAGCTACGGAGATCACAGGATAGCTATGAGTTTTGCTATTTTAGGACTTATTTGTGGTATGCAAATAAAAAAAAGTGAGTTTATAAAAACTTCTTTTCCAAATTTTAGTAATATACTTAGAAAGATTGGTGCTTATATTGAAGATTGA
- a CDS encoding 4-hydroxy-3-methylbut-2-enyl diphosphate reductase gives MKIELASNYGFCFGVKRAIKMAENAKDASTIGPLIHNNEEINRLKINFNVKTLNGINELQDEKKVIIRTHGIPKNDLEKLNASKIDVIDATCPFVTKPQQICEKMSQDGYDIVIFGDENHPEVKGVKSYANGNVFVILEEEELENIKLSQKVAVVSQTTRKVEKFMQIVNYLISRVKEVRVFNTICNATFENQEAVKNLSKKADVMIVIGGKNSSNTKQLYLIAKNFCEDSYLIESENEINSEWFEGKQLCGVSAGASTPDWIIQKVINKIEKI, from the coding sequence TTGAAGATTGAATTAGCTAGTAATTATGGGTTTTGTTTTGGTGTTAAAAGGGCTATAAAAATGGCTGAAAATGCTAAGGATGCTTCTACAATAGGTCCTTTGATACATAATAATGAAGAGATTAATCGTTTAAAAATAAATTTTAATGTAAAAACTCTTAATGGAATAAATGAACTGCAAGATGAAAAAAAAGTCATAATAAGAACTCATGGAATTCCTAAAAATGATTTAGAAAAACTAAATGCGAGTAAGATAGATGTTATAGATGCAACATGCCCATTTGTAACAAAACCACAACAAATTTGTGAAAAAATGAGTCAGGATGGATATGATATAGTTATTTTTGGAGATGAAAACCATCCAGAAGTAAAAGGTGTGAAATCGTATGCCAATGGAAATGTGTTTGTTATCCTTGAAGAAGAAGAGCTTGAAAATATCAAATTATCTCAAAAAGTAGCAGTTGTTAGCCAAACTACTCGTAAAGTTGAAAAATTTATGCAAATTGTTAATTATTTGATCTCTAGAGTAAAAGAGGTTAGGGTATTTAATACAATTTGCAATGCTACTTTTGAAAATCAAGAGGCTGTTAAAAATTTATCAAAAAAAGCAGATGTTATGATAGTTATAGGTGGTAAAAATAGCTCAAATACCAAACAACTTTATCTTATAGCTAAAAATTTTTGTGAGGATAGTTATCTTATTGAGAGTGAAAATGAGATAAATAGTGAATGGTTTGAGGGAAAACAGCTTTGCGGTGTAAGTGCTGGTGCAAGTACTCCTGACTGGATTATACAAAAGGTTATAAATAAAATAGAAAAAATATAA
- a CDS encoding 30S ribosomal protein S1, with the protein MAVNKSVQLNKADDIEDIDFATMLEESFKKTEEDSEGTIVEIRGDEALVDIGKKSEGRLQISEITDANGNLLYNVGDTIKVVITGRGSVSHKKALRKEKVKAYIQNYDPETQDNTIEVKIVGKNKGGFVAQDADGVEFFMPRTQSGFKNSNDIVGKTYKVKIIKVDKEEQSIVVSRKKILDEDRKKRKEALLSIVDNEEVMEGTVKKITTYGMFVDVGGVDGLVHYSEISYKGPVNPSSMYNEGDKVLVKVMSYDNEKRHLSLSIKAAMPDPWEEIKDGLDVGDTIKVIVSNIEPYGAFVDLGNDIEGFLHISEISWDKNIKNPKDHISEGQDIDVEVIEIDAKERRLRVSLKNLLPKPFDEFRKSYKEGDVVEGVVTSVTAFGAFVKIGSVEGLLHNEDASWDRNVRCKELFKNGDLVKVKIVRIDNNDQKISLSMKELKQSPVQDFATKNKIGDIVKGKIRDIKDFGIFVELDDNVDALIRKEDIGNLDIESLKVGDDIEAAIAFIDEKRNRIRLSIKFLAKQKEREVLNEINDNDKITLGDIIKEQLQ; encoded by the coding sequence ATGGCTGTGAACAAAAGCGTTCAGTTAAATAAGGCAGATGACATTGAAGATATCGATTTTGCAACGATGTTAGAGGAGTCTTTTAAAAAGACAGAAGAAGATAGCGAAGGAACTATTGTAGAGATAAGAGGAGATGAGGCTTTAGTCGATATAGGCAAAAAGTCCGAAGGTAGACTTCAAATTTCCGAGATAACCGATGCTAATGGTAACTTACTTTATAATGTAGGTGATACTATAAAAGTTGTAATAACTGGTAGAGGTTCCGTGTCTCATAAAAAAGCTTTAAGAAAAGAAAAAGTTAAAGCTTATATACAAAATTATGATCCAGAAACACAAGATAATACTATTGAGGTTAAAATTGTAGGCAAGAATAAGGGCGGTTTTGTTGCTCAAGATGCTGATGGCGTTGAATTTTTTATGCCTAGAACTCAAAGTGGATTTAAAAACTCTAACGATATAGTTGGCAAAACATACAAAGTTAAGATTATTAAAGTAGATAAAGAAGAGCAAAGTATAGTTGTTTCTAGAAAAAAAATACTAGATGAAGATAGAAAAAAAAGAAAAGAAGCTCTTTTAAGTATCGTTGATAATGAAGAAGTTATGGAAGGTACCGTAAAGAAAATAACTACTTATGGAATGTTTGTAGATGTTGGAGGTGTTGACGGTCTTGTTCACTATAGCGAAATTAGCTATAAAGGACCAGTAAATCCTAGTTCTATGTATAATGAAGGTGATAAAGTCTTAGTTAAAGTTATGAGTTACGATAATGAAAAACGTCATCTTTCTTTATCTATAAAAGCAGCTATGCCTGATCCATGGGAAGAGATCAAAGATGGTCTTGATGTGGGCGATACTATAAAAGTTATAGTTAGCAACATAGAGCCTTATGGGGCTTTTGTTGATCTTGGTAATGATATAGAGGGATTTTTGCATATATCTGAAATTTCTTGGGATAAAAATATAAAAAATCCAAAAGATCATATAAGTGAAGGTCAAGATATTGATGTTGAAGTTATTGAAATAGATGCGAAAGAAAGACGTTTAAGAGTTAGCCTTAAAAATTTACTTCCTAAACCTTTTGATGAATTTAGAAAAAGCTATAAAGAGGGCGATGTTGTAGAAGGTGTCGTTACTAGTGTTACAGCTTTTGGTGCTTTTGTTAAGATAGGTTCTGTTGAAGGTCTTTTGCATAACGAAGATGCATCTTGGGATAGAAATGTTAGATGTAAAGAGCTATTTAAAAATGGCGATTTAGTTAAAGTTAAAATCGTAAGAATAGACAACAATGATCAAAAAATATCTTTAAGCATGAAAGAGTTAAAACAAAGTCCTGTTCAAGATTTTGCTACTAAAAATAAAATTGGAGATATTGTAAAAGGTAAGATTAGAGATATTAAAGATTTTGGTATTTTTGTTGAACTTGATGATAACGTTGATGCTCTTATTAGAAAAGAAGATATTGGTAATTTAGATATAGAATCTTTGAAAGTAGGAGATGATATAGAAGCAGCTATAGCATTTATTGATGAAAAGAGAAACAGAATACGCTTAAGTATTAAATTTTTAGCAAAACAAAAAGAGCGTGAAGTTTTAAATGAAATTAATGATAACGACAAGATTACTCTTGGAGATATCATAAAAGAGCAATTACAATAA
- the serA gene encoding phosphoglycerate dehydrogenase — protein sequence MKTIIVCDALHPVALELLKKEDDINIIDAVSTPKDELLKIIGEADVAITRSSTDIDEIFLNAAKKLKAVVRAGVGVDNVDIEGCSRRGIIVMNVPTANTIAAVELTMAHMLCAARSFVYAHNDLKENRIWKREKWYGVELFNKNLGIIGFGNIGSRVATRAKSFGMNIIAYDPYIDPAKVLDMGGAYTTNFDDILKCDFITIHTPKTSETTNIIDKTEIDKMKDGVRLINCARGGLYNEKALEDGLKSGKIAFAGIDVFSKEPATNHPLLDLPNISVTAHLGANTLESQQNIAIQAVEQALSAVRSISYPNALNLPIKTEDLPPFVEPYIELTSKMAFLAAQINKKAIKSISVEVQGEISDYKDSMLTFAIVGALKESFGENINYVNANFVCDEKGISYDATISPVSGYKNKISVKITTEMDTTVVSGTVFNENEQRIVGINGFKTDFKPKGKMIVFKNNDVPGVIAQISSILASSGINIADFRLGRDDHGKALAVILIDEKISKETLLELNALDTCLWASYAVL from the coding sequence ATGAAAACTATTATTGTTTGTGATGCGTTGCATCCTGTTGCTCTTGAGCTTTTAAAAAAAGAAGATGATATTAATATCATCGATGCTGTTTCTACTCCAAAAGACGAACTTCTAAAAATTATAGGTGAGGCAGATGTTGCTATAACTAGAAGTTCAACAGATATAGATGAAATTTTTTTAAATGCAGCTAAAAAACTTAAAGCTGTAGTTCGCGCAGGTGTTGGGGTTGATAATGTTGATATTGAAGGTTGCTCCAGAAGAGGAATTATAGTTATGAATGTTCCTACTGCAAATACAATAGCAGCCGTAGAACTTACTATGGCTCATATGTTATGTGCAGCTAGATCTTTTGTTTACGCTCATAACGACTTAAAAGAAAATAGAATTTGGAAGCGTGAAAAATGGTATGGAGTCGAACTTTTTAATAAAAACTTAGGTATTATAGGATTTGGAAATATAGGTTCAAGAGTTGCGACTAGAGCTAAATCTTTTGGTATGAACATAATTGCTTATGATCCATATATAGACCCTGCAAAAGTTTTGGATATGGGTGGTGCGTATACTACAAATTTTGATGATATTTTAAAATGTGATTTTATAACTATACATACTCCAAAAACTAGTGAAACAACAAATATTATCGATAAAACAGAAATTGATAAAATGAAAGATGGTGTAAGGCTTATAAACTGTGCTAGAGGTGGTTTATATAACGAAAAAGCACTTGAAGATGGTTTAAAAAGTGGAAAAATAGCTTTTGCTGGAATTGATGTTTTTTCAAAAGAGCCAGCAACAAATCATCCATTGCTTGATCTGCCAAATATAAGCGTTACAGCTCACCTTGGTGCAAATACATTAGAATCTCAGCAAAATATCGCTATTCAAGCTGTAGAGCAGGCGTTGAGCGCTGTTCGTTCTATTAGCTATCCTAATGCTTTAAATTTACCTATAAAAACTGAAGATTTGCCACCATTTGTAGAGCCTTATATTGAGCTTACAAGCAAGATGGCGTTTTTAGCAGCACAAATAAATAAAAAAGCTATAAAATCAATATCTGTTGAAGTGCAAGGCGAAATAAGTGATTATAAAGATTCAATGCTTACTTTCGCTATTGTTGGTGCTTTAAAAGAGAGCTTTGGTGAAAATATTAACTATGTAAATGCTAACTTTGTTTGTGATGAAAAAGGTATATCTTATGATGCTACAATTTCACCTGTAAGTGGCTATAAAAATAAAATATCAGTTAAAATAACAACCGAGATGGATACTACTGTTGTAAGTGGAACAGTGTTTAATGAAAACGAACAAAGAATAGTCGGAATAAATGGATTTAAGACCGATTTTAAACCAAAAGGTAAGATGATAGTCTTTAAAAATAATGATGTTCCTGGTGTTATAGCCCAAATAAGTTCTATATTGGCATCTTCTGGTATAAATATAGCAGACTTTAGGCTTGGTAGAGATGACCATGGAAAAGCACTTGCAGTTATTTTAATTGATGAAAAAATAAGCAAAGAAACTCTTTTGGAGCTAAATGCTTTAGATACTTGCCTTTGGGCTTCTTATGCCGTTTTATAA
- the ispG gene encoding flavodoxin-dependent (E)-4-hydroxy-3-methylbut-2-enyl-diphosphate synthase produces the protein MQRYPTKQIKIRDVKIGGDAPISVQSMTFSKTKDIQGTLEQINRLYFAGCDIVRCAVLDKEDAAALKEIVKQSPLPVVADIHFNYRLALIVSEYVDAIRINPGNIGSKDRIKAVVQACKQRNLPIRIGVNSGSLEAQFEDKYGRNVEAMIQSALYNTKLLEDLDFTDIKISLKSSDVERTMNGYKELRNKVDYPFHLGVTEAGTTFHATVKSSIALGGLLMLGIGDTMRVSITGELEEEIKVAKAILKDSGRQKEGLNIISCPTCGRLQSNLVKAIKIIEEKTKHIKESLNVSVMGCVVNAIGEAKGADVAIAFGKGNGLIMRRGEVVAKLKEDELVDRFLLEIEDEIKSRG, from the coding sequence TTGCAAAGATATCCAACAAAACAGATTAAAATTCGTGATGTTAAAATTGGTGGAGATGCTCCTATTAGTGTTCAGTCTATGACTTTTTCTAAAACAAAAGATATACAAGGGACATTAGAACAGATAAATCGTCTTTATTTTGCGGGATGCGATATTGTTCGTTGTGCTGTTTTGGATAAAGAAGATGCAGCAGCTTTGAAAGAGATAGTAAAACAAAGCCCACTTCCGGTGGTAGCAGATATACATTTTAACTACCGTTTGGCTTTGATTGTTAGTGAGTATGTGGATGCTATTAGGATAAATCCCGGAAATATAGGCTCAAAAGATAGGATAAAAGCTGTTGTTCAAGCTTGTAAACAAAGAAATCTTCCTATTAGAATAGGGGTAAACTCAGGCTCTTTGGAAGCTCAATTTGAAGATAAATATGGAAGAAATGTTGAAGCAATGATACAATCAGCTCTTTATAATACTAAATTGCTAGAAGATCTTGACTTTACGGATATAAAAATTTCATTAAAATCAAGTGATGTTGAAAGAACAATGAATGGATATAAAGAGCTTAGGAATAAGGTTGATTATCCTTTTCACTTAGGGGTTACTGAGGCAGGAACTACTTTTCATGCTACTGTAAAGTCATCAATAGCATTAGGTGGACTTTTAATGCTTGGTATTGGCGATACTATGAGAGTTAGCATAACAGGCGAACTAGAAGAAGAGATAAAAGTTGCAAAAGCTATATTAAAAGATAGTGGAAGACAAAAAGAGGGATTAAATATCATATCTTGTCCAACTTGTGGAAGATTGCAAAGCAATCTAGTAAAGGCGATTAAGATTATAGAAGAAAAGACTAAGCATATCAAAGAATCTTTAAATGTTTCAGTTATGGGCTGTGTTGTAAATGCTATCGGTGAAGCTAAAGGGGCTGATGTTGCGATAGCGTTTGGCAAAGGCAATGGGCTTATAATGAGAAGAGGAGAGGTTGTCGCAAAACTTAAAGAAGATGAGTTGGTTGATAGATTTTTACTTGAAATTGAAGATGAGATAAAATCGCGTGGATAA
- a CDS encoding replicative DNA helicase produces MDKNNIELSSLYDLDMERAILSSIILNNDALSEIYDLIGAKDFYLKAHSDIFKAMIECLNSDVPIASSFLKTKLGKSYNEAVLTDILGTNGIVDIKKYANELKEKSVKRSILKMAQDMPGKVSQDKPSRDMVDEISSELYNLTDVKSTGSIKESKEIVNDFLEYIKKQSQLDEKDTVGLSTGFKSLDEKTNGFKNGDLIIVAARPGMGKTTICLNFIEKALSQNKGVVFFSLEMPAEQIMMRMLSAKTSIPLQSIISAKMEDDELTKLSDACEYMSSRKLFVHDSGYVNIHQIRTQLRKLKTSHKEISLCVIDYIGLMMSTSNFNERHLQIAEISRGLKLLARELDIPIIALSQLNRGLESRSNKRPMLSDLRESGAIEQDADMIFFIFREEVYREQEEKEREERAKAEGKEYVKKFVPENKLQEKAEIIIGKNRNGEPGIVEVIFKKDHSKFVEKAPMPDSVSEFKG; encoded by the coding sequence GTGGATAAAAATAATATAGAATTAAGCTCTCTTTATGATCTTGATATGGAAAGGGCGATATTAAGCTCTATAATTTTAAATAATGATGCTCTTAGTGAGATTTATGACCTTATAGGTGCAAAAGATTTTTATTTAAAAGCTCATAGCGATATTTTCAAAGCTATGATAGAGTGTTTAAACTCAGATGTTCCTATAGCTAGTTCTTTTTTAAAGACAAAGCTTGGTAAAAGTTATAATGAAGCTGTTTTGACAGATATATTAGGAACAAACGGCATTGTTGATATAAAAAAATATGCTAATGAGCTAAAAGAAAAATCAGTTAAAAGAAGCATACTGAAAATGGCTCAAGATATGCCGGGTAAAGTTTCTCAAGATAAACCAAGTAGAGATATGGTCGATGAGATATCCTCAGAGCTTTATAATCTGACAGATGTTAAAAGTACTGGAAGTATAAAAGAAAGCAAAGAGATAGTAAATGATTTTCTTGAATACATAAAAAAACAATCACAATTAGATGAAAAAGACACTGTTGGACTAAGCACTGGTTTTAAAAGTCTTGATGAAAAGACAAATGGCTTTAAAAATGGAGACCTTATAATAGTAGCCGCTCGTCCTGGTATGGGAAAAACAACTATATGTTTAAATTTTATAGAAAAAGCACTAAGCCAAAACAAAGGTGTTGTATTTTTCTCTCTTGAAATGCCAGCCGAACAGATAATGATGCGTATGTTATCCGCCAAAACATCAATTCCACTTCAAAGTATTATAAGTGCAAAAATGGAAGATGATGAGCTTACTAAGTTAAGTGATGCTTGTGAATATATGAGTTCTCGTAAGCTTTTCGTTCACGATAGCGGATATGTAAATATACATCAGATACGAACGCAGCTTAGAAAACTAAAAACATCGCATAAAGAAATTTCACTTTGTGTTATTGACTATATAGGTCTTATGATGAGTACAAGTAATTTTAATGAAAGACATCTTCAGATTGCTGAAATTTCTCGTGGGTTAAAGCTTTTGGCTCGTGAGCTTGATATCCCTATCATAGCACTTTCTCAGTTAAATAGGGGGCTAGAATCAAGATCAAATAAAAGACCTATGCTTAGCGATTTAAGAGAGTCTGGTGCTATAGAGCAAGATGCTGATATGATATTTTTTATATTTAGGGAAGAAGTTTATAGAGAGCAAGAGGAAAAAGAGAGAGAAGAAAGAGCAAAGGCTGAGGGTAAAGAATATGTTAAAAAGTTTGTCCCAGAAAATAAATTACAAGAAAAAGCGGAGATAATAATAGGGAAAAATAGAAACGGTGAGCCAGGTATAGTAGAAGTGATATTTAAAAAAGATCACTCCAAATTTGTTGAAAAAGCGCCTATGCCAGATAGTGTTTCTGAGTTTAAAGGCTAA